A window of Komagataella phaffii GS115 chromosome 1, complete sequence contains these coding sequences:
- a CDS encoding S-adenosyl-L-methionine uroporphyrinogen III transmethylase has translation MAKLLLADNCQGQIHLVVGLEHLNLCVSRVKTILEAGATPVLVSPQKSTMLDSLQDLATQGTLKVVDQTFSISQLTQLGRDEVDNVVDKVFVVLDSQYAQLKKDISAHCRRLRIPVSVVDSPELCSFTLLSTYSNADFQLGVTTNGKGCKLASRIKRELVSTLPSNIDKVCENIGNLRHRIQQEDDDQVEEIYNRLQLLGEDEDDAIQTSRLNQLVEEFNMTKEQKKLQRTRWLSQLVEYYPLGKLAEVSVDDLSAAYHESSNNVEIAQNGTFDHAKKGSISLVGAGPGAVSLLTLGALSEIYSADLILADKLVPTQVLDLIPRRTEVFIARKFPGNAEAAQQELLSKGLAALDAGKKVIRLKQGDPYIFGRGGEEYLFFESQGYRPLVLPGITSALAAPVLSQIPATHRDVADQVLICTGTGRRGALPNIPEFVKSRTSVFLMALHRIVELLPVLFEKGWDPKVPAAIVERASCPDQRVIRTTLENVGRAVQEFGSRPPGLLVVGYSCGIIEKLEKEWEVVEGWDDIGGSTILDTVSNLSK, from the coding sequence ATGGCCAAACTATTACTCGCAGATAACTGCCAAGGTCAAATCCATCTTGTGGTGGGCCTAGAGCACCTGAATTTGTGTGTTTCAAGGGTGAAGACTATTCTGGAGGCTGGAGCCACACCGGTTCTAGTTTCCCCACAAAAGTCCACGATGCTGGATTCTCTTCAAGATCTAGCCACCCAGGGCACATTGAAGGTCGTAGATCAGACCTTCAGTATCTCACAGTTGACTCAATTGGGGCGAGATGAAGTAGATAATGTGGTAGACAAGGTGTTTGTGGTCTTGGACTCGCAATACGCccaattgaaaaaagacATCTCGGCTCACTGTAGAAGGCTAAGAATTCCTGTTTCAGTGGTAGATTCTCCAGAATTATGCAGTTTCACTCTGTTATCAACCTATTCCAATGCTGATTTTCAGCTGGGAGTGACAACTAATGGAAAAGGATGTAAATTAGCATCTCGTATCAAAAGAGAACTAGTTAGCACTCTACCTTCAAATATTGACAAGGTTTGCGAAAACATTGGTAACCTAAGACACAGGATTCAGCAAGAGGATGACGATCAAGTGGAGGAGATTTACAATAGGTTACAATTGCTAggagaagatgaagatgatgctATTCAGACATCCAGACTCAACCAGTTGGTTGAGGAGTTTAACATGACCAAAGAACAGAAAAAACTACAAAGAACGCGCTGGTTGTCGCAGTTAGTAGAGTATTACCCTCTAGGAAAACTGGCAGAAGTTTCTGTGGACGACTTAAGTGCTGCATATCATGAATCTAGTAACAACGTTGAAATTGCTCAGAATGGAACTTTCGACCATGCGAAGAAAGGTTCTATATCATTGGTAGGAGCAGGACCAGGAGCTGTCTCACTACTAACCTTGGGAGCACTGTCCGAAATATACTCTGCAGATCTAATTCTTGCGGACAAACTAGTACCGACTCAAGTTTTGGACTTAATTCCTAGGAGAACGGAAGTTTTTATTGCTAGAAAGTTTCCAGGAAATGCTGAAGCCGCACAACAGGAACTATTATCCAAGGGTTTAGCAGCCTTAGATGCTGGGAAGAAAGTAATTCGCTTGAAGCAAGGTGACCCATacatttttggaagaggtGGGGAGGAATACCTATTTTTCGAATCTCAAGGTTACAGACCATTAGTTTTACCAGGCATCACTTCAGCATTGGCAGCACCTGTTCTGTCTCAAATTCCTGCAACGCATCGTGATGTTGCAGATCAAGTTCTAATCTGCACAGGAACTGGACGTAGAGGAGCACTTCCAAATATTCCAGAATTTGTGAAATCCCGTACTTCAGTATTCCTTATGGCATTGCATCGTATTGTGGAGCTTCTCCCTGTCCTTTTTGAGAAGGGGTGGGATCCAAAGGTTCCTGCAGCAATTGTTGAACGAGCATCCTGTCCAGATCAAAGGGTTATTAGAACTACATTAGAAAACGTTGGTCGAGCAGTCCAAGAATTTGGTTCCAGGCCTCCTGGGCTTCTTGTGGTAGGATATTCATGTGGgatcattgaaaagttaGAGAAGGAGTGGGAAGTGGTGGAAGGTTGGGATGACATTGGAGGATCGACCATACTAGATACAGTGTCCAACCTTTCCAAATGA
- a CDS encoding uncharacterized protein (Nuclear protein that inhibits replication of Brome mosaic virus in S. cerevisiae), translating to MAPPKRPLGLGKSAQKKKQKTDEDGVAESGSSANASELTVELNEEVDADDEVSQLFALWKTFLGAEKDNELVLNGIIHECDRLLRNSQTEKNKYKLNGEFHAIYALALNELAFFHAAKENDVKPYFDEALERIDLGLSHSKEDPRLLFSKAHIIFNRVPLEYISKMTPESSSEGYPNILEVLDDALKSYEAAQNEAIKTERFELFDQETFRVLDSLDDLLSIIDDFGKKKSSDEGIDSEDEEELGFDEDEDSLQLSESHPLKPLGESEKYDIWWRTQTIEFLKNLEKLAQKSDIILKDSSLPIGNLHRDVCKKLGQSYLLEAEEPSAIFTTLEYDSDVEDKEDGINGLQADQARDIAIQLVTEAIQYLEKAEYSDDPKSWADVAEAYVTLGNLHSVDSREQEDCYSKAEKRLQHANKATHGKYEHILNNLLQKSYDDT from the coding sequence ATGGCTCCACCCAAAAGACCGCTTGGATTGGGAAAGTCCGcacagaagaagaagcaaaagaCAGATGAAGATGGCGTTGCTGAGTCTGGCTCTAGTGCAAATGCTTCTGAACTTACTGTAGAGCTGAACGAGGAGGTTGACGCAGATGATGAGGTATCTCAGCTATTTGCCCTGTGGAAAACATTCTTGGGAGCTGAAAAAGACAACGAGCTTGTCTTGAACGGTATCATTCATGAATGCGATAGATTATTGAGAAACAGCCAAACAGAGAAGAATAAATACAAGTTAAATGGAGAATTTCACGCCATTTACGCTTTAGCTCTGAACGAGTTAGCATTTTTTCACGCAGCTAAGGAGAACGATGTCAAGCCATATTTTGACGAAGCACTAGAGAGAATTGATCTTGGTTTAAGTCACTCTAAAGAGGATCCCAGGTTATTGTTCTCAAAGGCTCACATTATTTTTAACAGAGTTCCACTGGAAtacatttccaaaatgacCCCAGAGTCCAGCTCAGAGGGATACCCAAATATACTCGAAGTTTTAGACGACGCTCTTAAAAGCTATGAAGCAGCACAGAATGAAGCTATTAAAACTGAACGatttgaactctttgacCAAGAAACCTTCAGAGTACTCGACTCCTTAGATGATCTGCTAAGCatcattgatgattttggaaagaagaaatcttCCGACGAAGGGATAGAtagtgaagatgaagaggagcTCGGGtttgacgaagatgaagatagTCTTCAACTGAGTGAATCTCATCCTTTGAAACCTTTGGGGGAAAGTGAAAAATATGATATTTGGTGGAGAACTCAAACTATAGAATTCctgaaaaatcttgaaaagcttgCCCAGAAATCCGACATCATTCTTAAAGACTCATCTTTGCCAATTGGTAACTTGCATAGAGATGTTTGCAAGAAATTGGGTCAGTCATATCTTTTAGAGGCAGAGGAGCCCTCAGCCATCTTTACCACCCTGGAGTATGATTCAGATGTTGAGGACAAAGAGGATGGGATCAATGGTCTACAAGCTGATCAGGCTCGTGACATTGCTATCCAATTGGTTACTGAAGCAATTCAATACCTGGAAAAAGCTGAATACTCCGACGATCCAAAGAGCTGGGCCGATGTTGCAGAAGCCTATGTAACTTTGGGAAATCTACACTCCGTCGATAGCAGAGAACAAGAAGACTGCTATTCCAAAGCAGAAAAAAGACTTCAGCATGCAAATAAAGCTACTCATGGCAAATATGAGCATATTCTCAACAACCTGTTGCAGAAGAGCTACGATGATACATAG
- a CDS encoding Cytoplasmic ATP-dependent RNA helicase of the DEAD-box family — MSEEKREAKDAAELLNSLSLNKANDNETQPEAKQEVVETGKTEESIKLESKSEPKTEAEQKEDSNLIKSTYEVKVKLADLQADPDSPLFSVKSFEELGLSPELLKGLYAMKFQKPSKIQEKALPLLLSNPARNMIGQSQSGTGKTAAFSLTMLSRVDESKPVVQAICLSPARELARQTLEVVQQMGKYTKITTQLVVPEAVPRGQPVTANILVGTPGLTLDLIRRKQIDTSNVKVFVLDEADNMLDKQGLGDQCVRVKKFLPQTAQLVLFSATFPDEVRKYAGKFVPNANSLELKHEELNVDGIKQLYMDCDSQEHKFDVLCELYGLLTIGSSIIFVQRKETANMLYKRMKDEGHTVSILHGDLESSERDRLIDDFREGRSKVLITTNVLARGIDIASVSMVVNYDLPVDRQGNADPSTYLHRIGRTGRFGRVGVSISFVHDRTSYEQLMAIRKYFGNVEMTRVPTDDWDEVEQIVKKVIKN, encoded by the exons ATGTCAGAGG AAAAGAGAGAGGCCAAAGATGCCGCTGAACTATTGAACTCTTTGTCGCTGAACAAAGCCAACGATAATGAGACTCAACCTGAAGCCAAGCAAGAAGTTGTAGAAACCGGGaaaactgaagaatctATTAAACTGGAATCAAAATCGGAGCCAAAGACCGAAGCTGAGCAGAAGGAAGACTCAAATTTGATTAAATCAACATATGAGGTTAAGGTGAAATTGGCAGATTTACAGGCAGATCCAGACTCACCACTATTTTCAGTAAAAAGTTTTGAGGAATTAGGACTTTCTCCTGAATTACTGAAAGGTCTTTATGCCATGAAGTTCCAAAAGCCTTCTaaaattcaagaaaagGCATTACCCCTATTGTTGTCGAATCCCGCTCGTAACATGATCGGGCAATCTCAATCAGGAACAGGAAAGACGGCTGCGTTTTCATTAACTATGTTATCTCGTGTCGATGAGTCCAAACCAGTGGTTCAAGCAATTTGTTTATCTCCTGCTAGGGAGCTTGCTAGACAGACATTAGAAGTGGTCCAGCAAATGGGCAAATACACCAAGATCACCACACAATTGGTTGTGCCTGAGGCTGTGCCAAGAGGACAGCCTGTAACTGCCAATATCCTAGTTGGAACTCCAGGATTGACACTGGATTTGATTAGAAGAAAGCAGATCGACACTTCAAATGTTAAGGTGTTCGTTTTGGACGAAGCCGATAATATGCTAGATAAGCAAGGTTTGGGAGACCAATGTGTTAGAGTCAAGAAATTCTTGCCGCAGACAGCTCAATTGGTGCTATTTTCAGCCACATTCCCTGATGAAGTTAGAAAATACGCTGGTAAGTTTGTGCCCAATGCTAACAGCCTGGAGTTGAAACATGAGGAATTGAATGTAGATGGTATTAAACAATTATACATGGATTGTGATAGTCAGGAGCACAAATTTGATGTTCTCTGTGAGCTGTATGGATTACTAACTATCGGATCCTCGATTATTTTTGTACAGAGGAAAGAAACCGCCAACATGTTATACAAACGAATGAAGGATGAAGGACACACAGTCTCTATCTTACACGGTGACCTGGAGAGTTCTGAAAGAGACAGGCTTATTGATGACTTTAGAGAAGGTAGGTCAAAGGTTCTGATAACCACTAACGTGCTTGCCAGGGGTATTGATATTGCATCGGTATCTATGGTTGTCAACTATGATCTTCCAGTAGACAGACAGGGAAATGCTGATCCTTCGACATACTTGCACagaattggaagaactggTAGATTTGGTAGAGTTGGAGTTTCCATTTCCTTTGTGCATGACAGGACATCATACGAGCAACTTATGGCCATTCGAAAgtattttggaaatgtgGAGATGACTCGTGTTCCTACTGACGATTGGGATGAAGTTGAACAGATTGTCAAGAAGGTGATTAAGAACTAA
- a CDS encoding Integral membrane protein, which produces MYNAFDSSRGNQGKQANGNPYGQYGYNQPSVPQPVGQNYASHQPSVSQQQYQNEPFSQQTYPPQQPQQHQQQQHQLPQTAPQGGAQQQPFQNFFQDPSSAMGLQFSQTALNASQQYMQQNFNSIMHTQDIKYYFQVSNSYVVRKLGLILFPYRTKTWTRIYHNATPVGGPGSTGQEIYAPATEDINAPDLYIPLMSFLSYILVWSVFAGIHGDFHPELLGYAASKTLALQLLDLVLLKFCIYILSVDAKLWDLVAYSGYKFVAVLVILLIKNIFALQSRAANYSVYFVFAFSLGFFLMRSLRYVVLSTGIRAQQVNISQTKYRTNFLFVYSFVFQGLLVFFMT; this is translated from the coding sequence ATGTACAACGCCTTTGACAGTTCACGAGGTAATCAGGGTAAACAAGCCAATGGCAACCCCTATGGTCAGTACGGCTATAACCAACCTTCGGTACCCCAACCAGTAGGTCAGAATTATGCTTCTCATCAGCCTTCTGTCAGCCAGcaacaatatcaaaacGAGCCATTCTCTCAACAAACATATCCTCCCCAACAGCCACAGCAGCaccagcaacaacagcatcAACTTCCTCAGACTGCACCTCAGGGTGGTGCCCAACAGCAGCCgttccaaaactttttccAAGATCCATCATCTGCTATGGGCCTTCAATTCTCGCAAACTGCCCTTAATGCCTCCCAACAATATATGCAGCAAAACTTTAACAGTATCATGCACACTCAGGATATTAAGTACTATTTTCAAGTATCCAACTCGTACGTGGTACGCAAGCTGGGTCTGATTCTTTTCCCCTATAGAACTAAGACATGGACAAGAATTTACCATAATGCTACGCCAGTTGGAGGCCCTGGTTCTACTGGGCAAGAGATTTACGCCCCAGCTACTGAAGACATCAATGCTCCAGATTTATATATCCCTCTCATGTCGTTCCTGTCTTATATTCTGGTGTGGTCAGTTTTTGCGGGTATTCATGGAGACTTTCATCCTGAATTATTAGGCTATGCagcttccaaaactttggcATTGCAACTCTTAGACCTCgtgttgttgaagttctGTATATACATCCTGAGTGTTGATGCTAAACTTTGGGATCTTGTGGCTTACAGTGGATATAAATTCGTGGCAGTGCTCGtgatattgttgatcaagaacATATTTGCACTACAATCAAGAGCTGCTAATTACTCTGTTTACTTTGTGTTTGCTTTCTCATTGGGCTTTTTCCTTATGCGTTCGTTGCGTTACGTGGTTCTTTCAACGGGAATTCGTGCTCAACAGGTCAACATTTCTCAAACAAAATACAGaacaaattttttgtttgtttaCTCATTTGTGTTTCAGGGTTTGCTAGTGTTTTTCATGACTTAA
- a CDS encoding Glycerol-3-phosphate/dihydroxyacetone phosphate dual substrate-specific sn-1 acyltransferase, whose protein sequence is MTASGYANFIYDLFAWTFLIIFDIFFRDVKTRGAFNIPSQGPVILVVAPHSNQFVDPLMVLIQTKKSTGRRISFLMAAAYYRKKFIGDLARLTRVIPVERAQDGLKPASGTIHYADFEKDPCLIEGTDTKFTQECEAKGLIGLPRSGGFGKIAEVLSDTLLRLHKPFSSDRAIKIIKGSTTYKTAPKIDNSMVFKHVFDHLHSGGILGIFPEGGSHDRTELLPLQPGVALMALGALAENSEQPITIVPCGLNYFHPNKFRSRAVVEYGSPIVVGEEQARAYKEDSRKAVAELLKTISTGLKTVTVQCEDYETLMILQAARRLYQYPKKKIPLPLVVQMNRNLTIGYTKFKDLPEIVHLKNSVQTYNYRLNNLGLKDHQVQTVKFKPFKAVALLAYRLVKLLILAVLSLPGTVLFSPVFIACKYISHKKAREALANSVVKIRANDVLATWKLMVAMVAAPCLYAFYSTLGTFLIFKYDIAIVPYQTKSIVVTFITAWIILVCTTYAAFRIGEIGMDTLKSMKYLTWSLLPSEALEELKAERARLSLEVTEVCNNLGPKVIPEFAKDLEKIEASNEEQEEEEIEDEEKEQLLNKTRLGRAPSTSSVNSLRSVTSSTSMPSELGEVAIFSELPTSSRGSIRSRSSSLSESETTGLSTGIEAKNVRSKIQERIFQKMRNEQINEPK, encoded by the coding sequence atGACAGCAAGTGGTTACGCTAATTTCATCTATGACCTTTTTGCCTGGACAttcctcatcatctttgacattttcttcagagaTGTGAAAACACGGGGAGCTTTCAACATCCCGAGCCAAGGTCCGGTAATCCTTGTGGTTGCACCTCATTCCAATCAGTTTGTGGACCCATTGATGGTTCTAATACAAACAAAGAAATCGACAGGGAGAAgaatttctttcttgatggCAGCAGCTTACTATCGAAAGAAATTTATCGGTGACCTAGCAAGGCTAACTAGAGTTATTCCAGTAGAAAGAGCTCAAGATGGCTTGAAGCCTGCCTCTGGTACAATTCATTATGCCgattttgagaaagatcCCTGTCTAATTGAAGGAACTGACACAAAGTTCACCCAGGAGTGTGAGGCTAAAGGACTGATAGGTCTACCTAGATCTGGTGGATTTGGTAAGATCGCAGAGGTCCTAAGTGACACTCTACTGAGATTGCACAAACCTTTCTCGTCAGATAGAGCTATCAAAATTATTAAGGGCTCTACTACTTACAAAACTGCCCCCAAAATCGATAATTCAATGGTTTTCAAACATGTCTTTGATCACCTCCATAGCGGAGGTATTCTAGGAATCTTTCCAGAAGGGGGTTCCCATGATAGAACTGAACTTTTACCACTTCAACCTGGTGTGGCACTAATGGCATTAGGTGCTTTAGCCGAAAACTCAGAACAGCCAATTACAATCGTTCCTTGTGGGTTGAACTATTTCCACCCAAATAAGTTTAGATCTAGAGCTGTTGTTGAATATGGAAGTCCTATCGTTGTGGGCGAGGAACAAGCAAGGGCCTACAAGGAAGATTCTAGGAAGGCCGTTGCggaacttttgaaaactatATCCACAGGTTTGAAAACTGTGACAGTTCAATGCGAAGACTACGAGACTTTGATGATTCTTCAGGCTGCCAGAAGGCTTTACCAGTACcctaaaaagaaaattccGCTTCCCTTAGTTGTACAGATGAACAGAAATTTAACAATCGGCTACACAAAATTTAAGGACCTCCCAGAGATAGTGCACCTCAAGAACTCCGTGCAAACGTACAATTACAGGTTGAACAACTTAGGGCTGAAAGATCATCAGGTGCAAACAGTAAAGTTTAAACCTTTCAAAGCTGTTGCTTTGCTGGCGTATAGACTTGTGAAGTTACTCATCCTAGCTGTCCTAAGTCTTCCCGGCACTGTTCTGTTCTCACCTGTCTTCATTGCTTGTAAGTATATTTCTCATAAGAAAGCTAGAGAAGCACTTGCCAACTCTGTTGTCAAGATTAGGGCCAACGATGTGTTGGCCACTTGGAAGCTGATGGTGGCGATGGTGGCAGCTCCTTGTCTCTATGCTTTTTATTCCACGCTAGGTACATTCTTGATTTTCAAGTACGATATCGCAATTGTTCCCTATCAAACAAAGAGCATAGTTGTTACTTTTATAACTGCATGGATCATCTTGGTATGTACGACATATGCTGCGTTCAGAATAGGTGAAATCGGAATGGATACTTTGAAGTCCATGAAGTATTTGACATGGTCCTTGCTTCCATCCGAGGCActtgaagagttgaaagcTGAAAGGGCTCGCCTTTCCTTGGAAGTTACTGAAGTCTGCAACAATCTAGGTCCAAAAGTGATTCCAGAATTCGCCAAGgatcttgaaaagattgaggCTAGCAATGAGGAGcaagaggaagaggagaTAGAAGATGAGGAAAAGGAGcaacttttgaacaagaCGCGTCTTGGAAGGGCACCCTCCACTTCGTCTGTGAACTCCCTTAGGTCTGTTACTAGTAGCACTAGCATGCCTTCTGAGTTAGGCGAGGTGGCCATATTTAGTGAACTCCCAACTAGCTCCCGGGGCTCGATCAGAAGCCGCTCAAGCTCCCTATCAGAAAGCGAAACGACAGGCCTGTCTACAGGAATTGAGGCCAAGAACGTCAGGTCCAAGATTCAAGAACGGATCTTCCAGAAAATGCGTAACGAACAAATTAATGAACCGAAGTAA